The DNA region CGAGGATTTTCCTTATCAGGAAATTCTGCTGACTCGTCTTTGCATGCATATGCAAGGAAAGCTGCTGGATAATCGCAATAAAATGCTGAAAGCTCAAGGGATTAACGAGACGTTGTTTATGGCGTTGATTACGCTGGAGTCTCAGGAAAACCACAGCATTCAGCCTTCTGAACTGAGCTGTGCCCTGGGGTCATCGCGTACTAACGCGACACGTATCGCTGATGAGCTGGAAAAGCGCGGTTGGATCGAGCGCCGTGAAAGCGACAACGATCGTCGTTGCCTGCATCTACAGTTAACCGATAAGGGTCATGCTTTTTTGCGCGAGGTATTACCACCGCAACATAACTGCCTGCATCAACTTTGGTCTGCACTGAGTACTGCAGAGAAAGACCAGCTTGAGCACATCACCCGTAAGCTTCTGACGCGTCTCGATCAGATGGACCAGGATGGTGCTATCCTTGAGGCGCTGAGCTAACGCGTCGACTCGCTCAATAATCCAGATTAAGAAAGAAAACTGACTGGCCAGCACCTGAACGTGCTGGCCTTTCTGGTAAACAGCTCGGCCCAGCCGACGAAAAAATAAGATCGTGGAGAACAACATGAGCGCAAATGCGGAGACTCAAACCCCGCAGCAACCGGTTAAGAAGAAAAGCAAACGTAAAAGCATGCTACTCCTCCTGACCTTGCTCTTTATCATTATTGCTGTGGCATATGGGATTTATTGGTTTTTGGTACTGCGTCATGTCGAAGAGACCGATGATGCATACGTGGCAGGGAACCAGGTTCAAATCATGGCACAGGTATCCGGCAGTGTGACGAAAGTCTGGGCGGATAACACTGACTTTGTTAAACAGGGTGACGTTCTCGTCACGCTCGATCAAACGGATGCCAGACAGGCATTTGAAAAAGCGAAGACCGCGCTGGCCTCCAGCGTTCGTCAGACGCATCAGTTAATGATCAACAGCAAGCAGTTGCAGGCGAGCATTGAGGTGCAGAGAACCGCCCTCGCCCAGGCGCAAAGCGATTTTAACCGTCGCGTACCGCTCGGTAACGCCAACCTGATCGGCCGCGAAGAGCTGCAACACGCGCGTGATGCCGTGGCCAGCGCGCAGGCGCAGCTTGATGTTGCCATTCAGCAATACAATGCGAATCAGGCGATGATTCTGGACAGCAAGCTGGAAGATCAGCCCGCCGTCCAGCAGGCCGCCACCGAAGTGCGTAACGCCTGGCTGGCGCTGGAACGAACCAAAATCGTCAGCCCGATGACCGGCTACGTTTCTCGTCGCGCCGTGCAGCCTGGCGCACAAATTAGCCCTACGACGCCGCTGATGGCCGTGGTTCCGGCTACCAATCTGTGGGTTGACGCTAACTTCAAAGAGACGCAGCTTGCCCATATGCGTATCGGTCAACCGGCAACGGTCATCAGCGATATCTACGGCGATGACGTTAAATACACCGGTAAAGTGGTGGGTCTTGATATGGGGACCGGCAGCGCCTTCTCTCTGCTGCCAGCACAGAACGCGACCGGTAACTGGATCAAAGTGGTTCAGCGACTGCCCGTGCGTATCGAACTGGACGCACAGCAGTTGGCGCAGCATCCGTTGCGGATTGGTTTATCGACGCTCGTCACCGTCGATACCGCGAATCGCGACGGTCAGGTGCTGGCCAGCCAGGTTCGCACTACGCCGGTGTCTGAGAGTAACGCCCGTGAAATCAGCCTTGCCCCGGTCAACAAGCTGATCGAAGAGATTGTGCAGGCCAACGCAGGCTAATCTGAGGTGCGTGTGATGCAACAGCAAAAACCGCTGGAGGGCGCGCAGCTCGTCATTATGACGATTGCGCTGTCGCTGGCGACATTCATGCAGGTGCTGGACTCCACCATTGCTAACGTGGCGATCCCCACTATCGCCGGGAACCTGGGCTCATCGCTGAGCCAGGGGACGTGGGTGATCACCTCCTTCGGGGTGGCGAACGCCATCTCGATTCCCATCACCGGCTGGCTGGCAAAGCGCGTCGGGGAAGTGAAGCTGTTCATGTGGTCAACGGTGGCGTTTGCCATTGCCTCATGGGCGTGCGGCGTCTCCAACAGCCTGAACATGCTGATCTTCTTCCGCGTTGTTCAGGGGGTCGTTGCCGGGCCGCTGATCCCGCTTTCGCAAAGTCTGCTGCTTAATAACTATCCTCCCGCGAAGCGCTCTATCGCGCTGGCGCTGTGGTCGATGACGGTGATCGTCGCGCCGATTTGCGGCCCGATTCTGGGCGGCTATATCAGCGATAACTATCACTGGGGCTGGATCTTCTTTATCAACGTGCCAATCGGTATTGTGGTGGTTCTGATGACGCTGCAAACCCTGCGCGGTCGCGAAACGCGTACCGAGCAGCGGCGGATTGATGCCATCGGGCTGGCGCTGCTGGTGGTTGGTATCGGTAGCTTGCAGATTATGCTCGACCGGGGGAAAGAGCTGGACTGGTTCGCCTCGCAGGAAATCGTCATTCTGACCGTGGTGGCGGTGGTCGCCATTAGCTTCCTGATTGTCTGGGAGCTCACCGACGACAACCCCATTGTCGATCTCTCGCTCTTTAAGTCGCGAAACTTTACCATCGGCTGTTTGTGTATCAGTCTGGCCTATATGTTGTACTTCGGGGCGATTGTTCTGCTGCCGCAGCTCTTGCAGGAGGTCTACGGTTATACCGCGACGTGGGCAGGTCTGGCGTCCGCGCCGGTGGGGATCATTCCGGTGATCCTGTCGCCGATTATTGGCCGCTTTGCCCATAAGCTGGATATGCGCAGGCTGGTGACGTTCAGCTTTATTATGTACGCCG from Citrobacter amalonaticus Y19 includes:
- the mprA gene encoding transcriptional repressor MprA — its product is MDSSFTPIEQMLKFRASRHEDFPYQEILLTRLCMHMQGKLLDNRNKMLKAQGINETLFMALITLESQENHSIQPSELSCALGSSRTNATRIADELEKRGWIERRESDNDRRCLHLQLTDKGHAFLREVLPPQHNCLHQLWSALSTAEKDQLEHITRKLLTRLDQMDQDGAILEALS
- the emrA gene encoding multidrug efflux MFS transporter periplasmic adaptor subunit EmrA, coding for MSANAETQTPQQPVKKKSKRKSMLLLLTLLFIIIAVAYGIYWFLVLRHVEETDDAYVAGNQVQIMAQVSGSVTKVWADNTDFVKQGDVLVTLDQTDARQAFEKAKTALASSVRQTHQLMINSKQLQASIEVQRTALAQAQSDFNRRVPLGNANLIGREELQHARDAVASAQAQLDVAIQQYNANQAMILDSKLEDQPAVQQAATEVRNAWLALERTKIVSPMTGYVSRRAVQPGAQISPTTPLMAVVPATNLWVDANFKETQLAHMRIGQPATVISDIYGDDVKYTGKVVGLDMGTGSAFSLLPAQNATGNWIKVVQRLPVRIELDAQQLAQHPLRIGLSTLVTVDTANRDGQVLASQVRTTPVSESNAREISLAPVNKLIEEIVQANAG
- the emrB gene encoding multidrug efflux MFS transporter permease subunit EmrB, whose amino-acid sequence is MQQQKPLEGAQLVIMTIALSLATFMQVLDSTIANVAIPTIAGNLGSSLSQGTWVITSFGVANAISIPITGWLAKRVGEVKLFMWSTVAFAIASWACGVSNSLNMLIFFRVVQGVVAGPLIPLSQSLLLNNYPPAKRSIALALWSMTVIVAPICGPILGGYISDNYHWGWIFFINVPIGIVVVLMTLQTLRGRETRTEQRRIDAIGLALLVVGIGSLQIMLDRGKELDWFASQEIVILTVVAVVAISFLIVWELTDDNPIVDLSLFKSRNFTIGCLCISLAYMLYFGAIVLLPQLLQEVYGYTATWAGLASAPVGIIPVILSPIIGRFAHKLDMRRLVTFSFIMYAVCFYWRAWTFEPGMDFGASAWPQFIQGFAVACFFMPLTTITLSGLPPERLAAASSLSNFTRTLAGSIGTSITTTMWTNRESMHHAQLTESVNPYNPNAQAMYDQLQGLGMTQQQASGWIAQQITNQGLIISANEIFWMSAGIFLVLLGLVWFAKPPFGAGGGGGGAH